In Longimicrobiaceae bacterium, the genomic stretch ACCGCTCCATCACCGACCATTCCCACCTCCAGGCCGACCGCAGCGAGGCCGAGGACGCCTGGGCGGAGGCGCTGCGGCGCGCGGCGGCCCGCGGGACGGCCACCTTCGCGTACTTCAGCAACTTCTGGGCGGGGCACGCGCCGGGCTCCGCGCGGGCGATGCAGCGCCTCCTGGGACAGGCCCCCGTGGACCCCGGCGAGCTGGGCGAGCAGACCTCGCTCTTCTAAGGTTCTCGACAAGCGCCCCTCGCCCCCTTACGTTGTGCTTCACCGCAGGCCGTCCACTTTGCCCGCGCGACCCCGTGGCGCCGCCCTGCGCCGCCGCTCCCGCGCTCCCCGATGCATCCACGACGCCCGCTCCTCCCCCGCAGCGCGCTCCGCGTGGCGAGGCCGCGCCACGACTCGCGCTCTCCAGGCGACCGGACGAGACGATGACGAACCCGATCCTGCACTTCCCGTCGAACGGCCGCCCCCGAGTCCTGATCGTGGACGACGAGCCCAACATCCGCGCCCTGCTGCGCCGGGCGCTCTCCGGCGACGGGTACGAGCTGGCCGAGGCCCCCGACGCCGAGACCGCGTACGCGATGCTCCTCGCCCACGGCGCGGACGTGATCCTTTCCGACCTGCTCATGCCGGGGATGAAGGGGACCGACCTGCTCCGCCTGGCCAAGGCGCACGACGACTCGGTGGGCTTCATCATCCTCACCGGCGTGGGGAGCATGGAGAACGCCATCGAGGCGCTCCGGCTGCAGGCGGACGACTACCTGCTGAAGCCCTTCAACCTGGACGAGGTGTCGCTCGCCGTGGAGCGCGCCCTGCGGCACCGGCGGCTGGTGCAGGAGAACCGCTTCTACCAGGGCCACCTGGAGAGCCGGGTGAGCGAGCAGGCGCAGCAGATCGAGACGCTCTTCGCGGACGCGCTGCTGACCATCGCCAGCGCGGTCGAGGCGCGGGACGGCTACACCGGCGGCCACGTCGAACGGGTGACCCGGTACGCCGTCGCCACCGGGCGGGTGCTGGGGGTGGGCGAGGAGACGCTTCGGCACCTGTGGGTGGCGGGGCTCCTCCACGACCTGGGGAAGGTGGCGATCCCGGACGAGATCCTGGGGAAGCCGGGGCGGCT encodes the following:
- a CDS encoding HD domain-containing phosphohydrolase — encoded protein: MTNPILHFPSNGRPRVLIVDDEPNIRALLRRALSGDGYELAEAPDAETAYAMLLAHGADVILSDLLMPGMKGTDLLRLAKAHDDSVGFIILTGVGSMENAIEALRLQADDYLLKPFNLDEVSLAVERALRHRRLVQENRFYQGHLESRVSEQAQQIETLFADALLTIASAVEARDGYTGGHVERVTRYAVATGRVLGVGEETLRHLWVAGLLHDLGKVAIPDEILGKPGRLTPEEYGIMKRHPTIGASILERSSFLRPALPGVLHHHERWDGNGYPGGLRGEEISVEGRILAVADTYDAIVTSRPYRERQPEDAAVREIVRCAGSQFDPAVVSAFLRAQEAGFPEEDDFSLVGRAARMPAVA